A region from the bacterium genome encodes:
- the trpE gene encoding anthranilate synthase component I: MIPVFREFHADLETPVSAYLKISARFPTDHFLLESVEGGEKWARYSFIGFDPHLRFRADVNGIAVRRGAETRNLPVTGDPLDALAGILKEVRYCPAPGLPRLSGGAVGYIGYDYVRYLEKVGGDMPLTDEPDAMFLFPSRLVIFDNVRHTVLIVAHGSVRDGEDPGSVYSRALEAIEEVRGILRVPLEGSEVPDVDDGGEIPAFEMPRGAFLDAVRKAKEHIRNGDIIQAVLSNRANVRTRRTPAEVYRVLRALNPSPYMYLLRMGDLSVVGSSPEILVRLEGDEIQLRPIAGTRPRGATPEEDRRLEAELLSDPKELAEHLMLVDLGRNDVGRVAAWGSVKADELMGIERYSHVMHIVSNVVGKLRGGLTAFDVLRAAFPAGTVSGAPKVRAMQIISELEPFRRGIYAGAVGYFDLQGSMDFCIAIRTIVMSGGEARIQAGAGIVADSDPAREWDEILSKAKILFRAVGVSPETLEAP; encoded by the coding sequence ATGATCCCTGTTTTCCGGGAGTTCCACGCCGACCTCGAGACGCCGGTCTCCGCCTACCTGAAGATATCGGCGCGGTTCCCGACCGATCACTTCCTGCTGGAGAGCGTCGAGGGTGGAGAGAAGTGGGCACGGTACTCCTTCATCGGATTCGACCCTCACCTCCGTTTTCGCGCCGACGTAAATGGGATCGCGGTCCGTCGGGGAGCGGAGACGCGGAACCTCCCCGTCACGGGAGACCCGCTCGACGCGCTCGCGGGGATCCTGAAGGAGGTCCGGTACTGTCCCGCGCCGGGTCTTCCGAGGCTTTCGGGGGGCGCCGTCGGGTACATCGGGTACGACTACGTACGGTACCTCGAAAAGGTCGGTGGGGACATGCCGTTGACCGACGAGCCCGACGCGATGTTCCTCTTTCCGTCCCGGCTCGTGATCTTCGACAACGTCCGGCACACGGTTCTCATCGTAGCTCACGGTTCGGTTCGCGATGGAGAAGACCCGGGCTCCGTCTACTCCCGGGCGCTCGAGGCCATCGAGGAGGTTCGGGGAATCCTCCGCGTGCCGCTGGAGGGATCCGAAGTCCCGGACGTGGACGACGGCGGGGAGATCCCCGCGTTCGAGATGCCCCGCGGGGCGTTCCTCGACGCGGTACGGAAAGCGAAGGAGCACATCCGGAACGGCGACATCATCCAGGCGGTTCTCTCCAACAGGGCGAACGTCCGGACGCGGCGGACCCCCGCCGAGGTGTACCGTGTCCTCCGCGCCCTGAATCCCTCCCCCTACATGTACCTGCTGAGAATGGGGGACCTGTCGGTCGTAGGTTCCTCCCCGGAGATCCTCGTCCGGCTCGAGGGGGACGAGATCCAGCTCCGTCCGATCGCCGGGACACGCCCCCGGGGCGCCACACCCGAGGAGGACCGCCGCCTGGAGGCGGAGCTGCTGTCGGATCCGAAGGAACTCGCGGAACATCTGATGCTCGTGGACCTCGGCCGCAACGACGTGGGCCGGGTCGCCGCGTGGGGATCCGTGAAAGCCGACGAGCTGATGGGGATCGAGCGATACTCGCACGTCATGCACATCGTGTCGAACGTGGTCGGGAAACTTCGCGGGGGGCTCACCGCATTCGACGTGCTCCGCGCCGCATTCCCGGCGGGGACGGTCTCGGGTGCCCCGAAGGTACGGGCGATGCAGATCATCTCCGAACTCGAACCGTTCCGCCGCGGTATCTACGCCGGAGCGGTGGGGTATTTCGACCTGCAGGGAAGCATGGACTTCTGCATCGCCATACGGACCATCGTGATGTCCGGGGGAGAGGCGAGGATCCAGGCCGGGGCCGGGATCGTCGCGGATTCGGACCCTGCGCGGGAGTGGGACGAGATCCTGAGCAAGGCGAAGATCCTCTTCCGCGCGGTAGGCGTGTCGCCGGAGACGCTGGAGGCGCCATGA
- a CDS encoding septum formation initiator family protein, which produces MRRNKSLTDITIPLRDPNRKKRRLPLLIAAALVIAVVFISLFRDMGVVDIWRLRKTERQLRVEVDKLRKENALLKRTVEDLRGNPSVIEQEARRLGLIKPGENVIVVPSRGDSRPPSSPKPSQKRP; this is translated from the coding sequence ATGCGACGAAACAAGAGCCTGACCGACATAACGATCCCGTTGAGGGACCCGAACCGGAAAAAGCGCCGGCTTCCGCTGCTCATCGCGGCGGCGCTGGTGATCGCGGTGGTGTTCATCTCCCTGTTCCGCGATATGGGGGTCGTGGACATCTGGAGGCTCCGAAAGACGGAGCGCCAGCTCCGGGTCGAGGTCGACAAGCTTCGGAAGGAGAACGCGCTGCTGAAACGCACGGTCGAGGATCTTCGCGGCAATCCGTCGGTCATCGAGCAGGAGGCCCGCAGGCTCGGCCTCATCAAGCCAGGGGAGAACGTCATCGTCGTACCCTCGCGGGGAGACTCCCGTCCGCCATCTTCCCCCAAGCCCAGCCAAAAACGCCCCTAG
- a CDS encoding bifunctional anthranilate synthase component II/anthranilate phosphoribosyltransferase, which translates to MIAVIDNYDSFTWNLVQYICELGAEVTVFRNDAITVKELVGRNPAGLVISPGPGGPDEAGISLAAIRAFEDRIPILGVCLGHQCVGQAFGGRIVHAQALMHGKTSRVRHNGRGIFSMVENPMTATRYHSLAVDRGTIPPELEICAEAEDGEVMGVRHLEKPVFGVQFHPESILTPSGMRLLENFLSLIDPSQPVLREFGNIREAIAAVSGRKNLSADGMRDAMRMIMEGEASPPQVASFLSCLAMKGETITEIAAAAEVMRQKAIRIVPPAGKEVLDTCGTGGDRAGTFNISTTVAFVAAGAGVAVAKHGNRSVTSRSGSADVLEALGMDLNADPSLVQRALDEAGITFMFAPRFHAAMKYAIGPRREIAIRTIFNILGPISNPAGVRRQVVGVFSEELGDTYARVLAESGHLHAFVVHGTDGLDEVSLAAPTIVWEVREGKVKRFLFDPRPFGFEYVPLDALRGGDAAANAKILAGVLSGDPGPARQAVLVNAAFAVVAGGAAEDLRDGVRVATRSIDSGAAMERLRAFLAILGKREAR; encoded by the coding sequence ATGATCGCCGTCATCGACAATTACGATTCGTTCACATGGAACCTCGTCCAATACATTTGCGAACTCGGCGCCGAGGTGACGGTCTTCCGGAACGACGCGATCACGGTGAAGGAACTGGTGGGCCGGAACCCCGCCGGCCTTGTGATCTCGCCGGGGCCGGGCGGGCCGGACGAGGCCGGGATCTCTCTCGCCGCGATCCGGGCGTTCGAGGACCGGATCCCCATCCTCGGCGTCTGCCTGGGACACCAGTGCGTCGGACAGGCGTTCGGGGGGCGGATCGTCCACGCCCAGGCGCTTATGCACGGGAAGACCTCCCGCGTTCGCCACAACGGGAGGGGGATCTTCTCGATGGTCGAGAACCCGATGACCGCCACGCGGTACCATTCCCTCGCCGTGGATCGCGGAACCATTCCTCCGGAACTGGAGATTTGCGCCGAGGCCGAGGACGGAGAGGTGATGGGGGTGCGCCACCTCGAAAAACCGGTCTTCGGCGTGCAGTTCCACCCGGAGTCCATCCTGACCCCGTCGGGGATGCGGCTTCTCGAGAATTTTCTTTCGCTGATCGACCCATCGCAGCCGGTGCTGCGCGAGTTCGGGAACATCCGGGAGGCGATCGCCGCCGTCTCCGGGCGCAAGAACCTTTCCGCCGACGGGATGCGGGATGCGATGAGGATGATCATGGAGGGAGAGGCTTCCCCCCCACAGGTCGCCTCGTTCCTTTCCTGTCTCGCCATGAAGGGGGAGACGATCACCGAGATCGCCGCGGCCGCCGAGGTGATGCGGCAGAAGGCGATCCGCATCGTCCCTCCGGCGGGGAAGGAGGTCCTCGACACGTGCGGAACGGGCGGGGATCGCGCCGGCACGTTCAACATCTCCACCACCGTAGCGTTCGTCGCCGCGGGGGCCGGTGTCGCCGTGGCCAAGCACGGGAACCGGTCCGTGACCAGCCGTTCCGGCAGCGCGGACGTGCTGGAAGCGCTCGGGATGGACCTGAACGCGGACCCATCGCTGGTGCAGCGCGCCCTGGACGAGGCCGGGATCACCTTCATGTTCGCCCCCCGGTTCCACGCCGCGATGAAATACGCCATCGGCCCGAGGCGGGAGATCGCCATCCGGACGATCTTCAACATCCTCGGACCGATCAGCAATCCCGCCGGCGTGCGCCGGCAGGTCGTCGGAGTGTTCAGCGAGGAGCTCGGGGACACGTACGCGCGGGTTCTCGCGGAATCCGGCCACCTGCACGCGTTCGTGGTTCACGGAACCGACGGACTGGACGAGGTTTCCCTCGCCGCGCCGACGATCGTCTGGGAGGTGCGGGAGGGAAAGGTGAAGCGTTTCCTCTTCGACCCGCGGCCGTTCGGGTTCGAGTATGTCCCCCTGGACGCCCTTCGGGGGGGGGATGCCGCCGCCAACGCGAAAATCCTCGCGGGTGTATTGTCGGGCGATCCGGGTCCGGCGCGACAGGCTGTGCTCGTGAACGCCGCCTTCGCGGTGGTCGCCGGCGGCGCCGCCGAAGACTTGCGGGACGGGGTGCGGGTAGCGACCCGCTCGATCGATTCCGGCGCGGCGATGGAGCGGCTCCGGGCGTTCCTCGCCATCCTCGGGAAGAGGGAAGCGCGCTGA
- a CDS encoding sensor domain-containing diguanylate cyclase, with protein MKLSRYAAALSAPLYLFALFLLRERIPGGIPLLLATSIGPLASAYFLAAYLLARKRYDRVPDLLPLLAWGGVAVMEIHAFVPPVARTGVVPAALFFALALKFPPTISIPAILGADAWLAAVPGPIGQGVIYTSAMALVAGGAGAVVRRERRKDRQERNDVRGAIARSRALVLPWEDSGNGGLPAIGEMTEESSLLRREEELKEGIREALDRLLGLTGASHVAYIARSVSPGSVLHEGILLSRGSPVFREISLSDTYVPVREATVFRKPFLEVGPGAKRYAPWKSGPGSAPAGVAGVPVAREGVVEGVFLAVRDEEGPWRDPVIPAMELAGHFVGRDIDRMRELHQGDRYFLRGEWYQKMVRKMAEAGTEGDLEPGDGVRSRREMVYAETAEQVRRQVDADRVLLVEAGEDPGNGRVAWTISPDGAGPGPDAFEPLGASYVGWVIRTGTQRIFPGTSGPPRSQGVLPGTWEREGERSFLVLPVEGRVGFRGALVCAHSREKRFLKHHVEIARDITKVMQLGLSHVERLESLTKKATTDGLTGLSNRKAFLERLAQDLARLDGRHPCGLVMLDIDHFKSVNDKYGHPFGDDVLRGVASVLGKGVRKGDTAGRYGGEEFVLYLHMANTERAREGAERFRRKIRQIRFTHAGKEVAVTASFGVACAPYHGNAVEELLKRADEALYLSKQRGRDRVTVYPG; from the coding sequence TTGAAGCTCTCCCGCTATGCCGCCGCGCTTTCCGCACCGCTGTACCTTTTTGCCCTTTTCCTCCTACGGGAGCGAATCCCGGGAGGGATTCCTCTCCTCCTCGCCACCTCGATCGGACCGCTTGCGTCCGCGTACTTCCTCGCCGCGTATCTGCTCGCGCGGAAACGGTACGATCGCGTCCCCGACCTCCTCCCCCTTCTCGCCTGGGGAGGCGTCGCGGTCATGGAGATCCACGCCTTCGTCCCGCCGGTCGCCCGGACCGGCGTCGTGCCGGCGGCCCTCTTTTTCGCCCTCGCGTTGAAGTTCCCCCCGACGATCTCCATTCCGGCCATCCTGGGCGCCGACGCGTGGCTGGCCGCGGTTCCTGGACCGATCGGGCAAGGAGTGATCTACACCTCCGCGATGGCGCTGGTCGCGGGAGGGGCGGGCGCCGTCGTTCGCCGGGAGCGTCGGAAGGACCGGCAGGAGCGAAACGACGTGCGGGGGGCGATCGCCCGGAGCCGGGCGCTGGTTCTCCCGTGGGAGGATTCGGGAAACGGCGGCCTTCCCGCCATCGGGGAGATGACAGAGGAATCCAGTCTGCTCCGGCGGGAAGAGGAGCTGAAGGAGGGGATCCGGGAGGCGCTGGACCGCCTGTTGGGGCTGACCGGCGCTTCCCACGTCGCCTACATCGCCCGGTCCGTATCGCCCGGATCGGTCCTTCACGAGGGAATCCTGCTGAGCCGCGGCTCACCGGTCTTCCGGGAGATTTCCCTTTCCGATACGTATGTCCCCGTTCGGGAGGCGACCGTTTTCAGGAAACCGTTCCTGGAAGTCGGTCCGGGCGCAAAGCGGTACGCCCCGTGGAAGAGCGGCCCGGGGAGCGCCCCCGCCGGCGTCGCCGGCGTCCCGGTCGCCAGGGAGGGGGTGGTGGAAGGAGTTTTCCTCGCGGTCCGCGACGAGGAGGGCCCGTGGCGGGATCCCGTGATCCCGGCGATGGAACTCGCGGGTCATTTCGTGGGACGCGATATCGACCGGATGCGGGAACTCCACCAGGGGGACCGGTACTTTCTCCGCGGGGAGTGGTACCAAAAGATGGTCCGGAAGATGGCAGAGGCAGGGACGGAAGGGGACCTGGAACCGGGGGACGGCGTGCGCTCGAGGCGGGAGATGGTTTATGCGGAGACCGCGGAACAGGTCCGCCGTCAGGTCGACGCGGACAGGGTCCTTCTCGTCGAAGCTGGCGAGGACCCCGGGAACGGCCGCGTCGCCTGGACGATCTCGCCGGACGGTGCCGGGCCGGGGCCGGACGCGTTCGAACCGCTCGGGGCAAGTTACGTCGGGTGGGTGATCCGCACCGGGACGCAGCGTATCTTTCCCGGCACCTCCGGTCCCCCGCGAAGCCAGGGTGTCCTCCCTGGAACGTGGGAAAGGGAAGGGGAACGGTCGTTCCTGGTCCTGCCGGTCGAGGGCAGGGTCGGGTTTCGGGGCGCCCTGGTCTGCGCCCACTCTCGGGAGAAACGGTTCCTGAAACATCACGTGGAGATCGCACGCGACATCACGAAGGTCATGCAACTTGGGCTTTCCCATGTCGAGCGGCTCGAGTCGCTCACGAAAAAGGCGACAACGGACGGGCTGACCGGGCTGTCGAACCGGAAGGCGTTCCTCGAACGGCTGGCGCAGGATCTCGCGCGGCTCGACGGCCGGCATCCGTGCGGTCTCGTGATGCTGGACATCGACCACTTCAAGAGCGTCAACGACAAGTACGGACACCCGTTCGGGGACGATGTGCTGCGGGGGGTGGCGTCTGTCCTCGGAAAGGGAGTCCGCAAAGGCGACACGGCGGGGCGATACGGAGGAGAGGAGTTCGTGCTCTACCTCCACATGGCAAACACCGAGCGGGCCCGGGAGGGCGCCGAGAGATTTCGCCGGAAGATCCGGCAGATCCGCTTCACCCACGCGGGGAAGGAGGTCGCCGTCACCGCTTCCTTCGGTGTCGCGTGCGCCCCCTACCACGGCAACGCAGTGGAAGAGCTCCTGAAGCGGGCCGACGAGGCGCTCTATCTCTCCAAGCAGCGCGGCCGCGACCGGGTGACGGTCTACCCGGGGTGA
- a CDS encoding TrpB-like pyridoxal phosphate-dependent enzyme: MKVKFLLKDSEIPKTWYNVMADMPNPPAAVLHPGTGRPVSPGDLAPLFPMTLIEQEVSSQREIPIPEAVRDIYTLWRPTPMFRALRLEEALGTNSKIYYKYEGVSPAGSHKPNTSIPQAYYNKMAGRKRIATETGAGQWGSAMALAGSFFGLEVKVYMVKVSYNQKPYRRMLMETWGAKVVASPSRDTNSGQAILAADPDSPGSLGIAISEAVEDAAMRDDTSYALGSVLNHVCLHQTVIGLEAKEQMKLAGDYPDVVIGCCGGGSNLAGIGFPFLRDKIAGKENPRIVAVEPSSCPTLTKGIYAYDFGDTAKLTPMIKMYTLGHDFVPEGIHAGGLRYHGDSALVSQLRHEGLLEAQAYGQIAVFQSAMTFARTEGILPAPESAHAIHSAIVEAKHADEEGKRIIILFNLSGHGFFDLTAYDDYLNGRLKDFEYPEEKIAEALHRLPKVAG; the protein is encoded by the coding sequence ATGAAAGTGAAGTTTCTCCTCAAGGACTCCGAGATCCCGAAGACCTGGTACAACGTGATGGCGGACATGCCGAATCCCCCGGCGGCGGTGCTCCACCCGGGCACCGGCAGGCCGGTGAGCCCCGGGGATCTCGCCCCGCTGTTCCCCATGACCCTGATCGAGCAGGAAGTGTCGTCGCAGCGCGAGATCCCGATCCCGGAGGCGGTCCGGGACATCTACACCCTATGGCGCCCTACCCCGATGTTCCGCGCCCTGCGCCTCGAGGAGGCGCTGGGGACGAACTCGAAGATCTACTACAAATACGAGGGCGTCAGTCCCGCGGGGAGCCACAAGCCGAACACCTCCATTCCCCAGGCGTACTACAACAAGATGGCGGGACGAAAGAGGATCGCCACCGAGACGGGGGCAGGGCAGTGGGGATCCGCCATGGCCCTCGCCGGGTCGTTCTTCGGCCTCGAGGTGAAGGTGTACATGGTGAAGGTCAGCTACAACCAGAAGCCGTACCGCCGCATGCTCATGGAAACCTGGGGGGCGAAGGTCGTGGCGTCCCCCAGCCGGGACACAAATTCGGGACAAGCCATCCTTGCCGCCGATCCCGACTCCCCCGGATCCCTCGGCATCGCGATCAGCGAGGCGGTCGAGGACGCCGCGATGCGGGATGACACGAGCTACGCCCTCGGGTCCGTCCTCAACCACGTCTGTCTCCACCAGACGGTCATCGGTCTCGAGGCGAAGGAGCAGATGAAGCTTGCGGGGGATTATCCCGACGTCGTCATCGGGTGCTGCGGCGGCGGGAGCAATCTCGCCGGGATCGGCTTCCCCTTCCTCCGGGACAAGATCGCGGGGAAGGAGAACCCGCGAATCGTCGCCGTCGAGCCGTCCTCCTGCCCGACGCTCACCAAGGGGATCTACGCCTACGATTTCGGGGACACGGCGAAACTCACGCCGATGATCAAAATGTACACCCTCGGGCACGATTTCGTCCCCGAGGGGATCCACGCGGGGGGGCTCCGGTACCACGGGGACTCGGCGCTGGTCAGCCAGCTGCGCCACGAGGGACTCCTCGAGGCCCAGGCGTACGGCCAGATCGCCGTCTTCCAGAGCGCGATGACCTTCGCGCGGACGGAAGGGATTCTGCCGGCGCCGGAGTCGGCGCACGCCATTCACTCGGCGATCGTCGAGGCGAAGCACGCGGACGAGGAAGGCAAGCGGATCATTATCCTCTTCAACCTGAGCGGACACGGGTTCTTCGACCTGACCGCCTACGACGACTACCTCAACGGCCGCCTGAAGGATTTCGAATACCCGGAGGAGAAGATCGCCGAGGCGCTTCACCGCCTCCCCAAGGTGGCGGGTTAG
- the argS gene encoding arginine--tRNA ligase has product MDARRIVESLVFSTVRKKIAEWGEDAEVSVSLEIPRQESHGDFSTNAAMQLAGRLGRKPRAVAEEIVSALREEDRRGRFASLSIAGPGFINIVLSEEFWREVLSVALEKGPRFGASKVGEGKTVHLEFVSANPTGPLHVGHGRGAAVGDALARILEFTGHKVAREYYINDVGNQMDSLGRSLRARYRVLCGRNEELPEDGYRGEYMIELARDFHAEVGDRYADSPEEEALPVFRKEAGERILRGIRDDLESFRVTYDRWFAEQELHDRGLVAAALADLRERGQLYESEGATWFRGQALGDEKDRVLVRADGRSTYFAADVAYHRHKLREGFSRLIDIWGADHHGYVPRLRAALRGLGEDESRLEVLLVQFVTLIREGKAVQMSTRSGEFTTLREVIDEVGVDAARFFYLLRSFHTHLDFDLTLAKTQSRNNPVYYIQYVHARICSVFREAEAQGKTLAGHPPLSILTFPEEVRLMKAVARFPDVVSECAKTLEPHRIPFYLLEVSDLFHAFYHRHRFLGESPERTQARLALALGVKTVVASGLSMIGVTAPERM; this is encoded by the coding sequence TTGGACGCACGTCGGATCGTCGAATCGCTGGTCTTCTCCACGGTCAGGAAAAAGATCGCGGAGTGGGGAGAGGACGCGGAGGTTTCCGTCTCCCTCGAAATCCCCCGGCAGGAATCGCACGGGGATTTCTCCACCAACGCGGCGATGCAGCTCGCCGGCCGTCTCGGGAGGAAGCCGCGGGCGGTGGCGGAGGAAATCGTGTCGGCGCTCCGCGAGGAGGACCGGCGCGGACGCTTCGCGTCCCTTTCGATCGCCGGCCCCGGGTTCATCAACATCGTCCTCTCCGAGGAGTTCTGGAGGGAAGTGTTGTCGGTCGCCCTGGAGAAGGGACCGCGGTTCGGCGCCTCGAAGGTCGGTGAAGGGAAGACCGTCCACCTCGAGTTCGTGTCGGCCAATCCCACCGGCCCCCTCCACGTCGGCCACGGCCGCGGCGCCGCCGTCGGAGACGCACTTGCCCGGATCCTCGAGTTCACCGGCCACAAGGTCGCCCGCGAGTACTACATCAACGACGTCGGCAACCAGATGGACAGCCTTGGGCGCTCGCTCCGCGCGAGGTATCGTGTCCTGTGCGGGCGCAACGAAGAGCTCCCCGAGGACGGATACCGCGGGGAGTACATGATCGAACTCGCGCGGGACTTCCATGCAGAGGTGGGGGACCGGTACGCCGATTCTCCGGAGGAGGAGGCTCTCCCCGTCTTCAGGAAAGAGGCGGGAGAACGCATCCTTCGAGGAATCCGCGACGACCTCGAGTCGTTCCGGGTGACGTACGACCGGTGGTTCGCGGAACAGGAGCTGCACGACCGGGGTCTGGTCGCCGCCGCCCTCGCGGATCTCCGGGAACGGGGGCAACTCTACGAATCCGAAGGTGCGACCTGGTTCCGGGGTCAGGCGCTTGGGGACGAAAAGGACCGCGTCCTGGTTCGCGCGGACGGGCGATCCACCTATTTCGCGGCCGACGTCGCGTATCATCGGCACAAGCTGAGGGAAGGGTTCTCCCGCCTGATCGACATCTGGGGGGCCGACCATCACGGGTATGTGCCGAGGCTGCGGGCGGCGCTCCGGGGACTCGGGGAGGACGAGAGCCGCCTGGAGGTCCTGCTCGTCCAGTTCGTGACCCTGATCCGGGAAGGGAAGGCGGTCCAGATGTCCACACGGTCGGGGGAGTTCACCACCCTGCGCGAGGTCATCGACGAGGTGGGGGTCGACGCCGCCCGGTTTTTCTACCTTCTGCGGAGCTTCCACACCCACCTGGACTTCGACCTGACCCTCGCGAAGACCCAGTCGCGGAACAACCCCGTGTATTACATCCAATACGTGCACGCACGGATCTGCTCCGTTTTCCGCGAGGCGGAGGCCCAAGGGAAAACACTCGCGGGACACCCGCCCCTTTCCATCCTCACCTTTCCCGAGGAGGTGCGGCTGATGAAGGCGGTCGCCCGGTTTCCGGACGTCGTCTCCGAATGCGCGAAGACCCTTGAGCCCCATCGGATCCCCTTCTATCTCCTCGAGGTTTCCGATCTCTTCCATGCCTTCTACCATCGGCACCGGTTCCTCGGTGAATCTCCCGAGCGGACGCAGGCCCGGCTCGCGCTCGCCCTCGGAGTGAAGACGGTGGTCGCGTCCGGACTTTCGATGATCGGCGTGACGGCTCCGGAACGGATGTGA
- a CDS encoding SPOR domain-containing protein produces MRSLRHKLRYRRGDPDRHSFAFFVVGTLVVIAVAFFLGFQLGRYVEKGAGKQAGAGNAPGTHEAENGASVSTSAEIRKDISAFSEEASKIPAVPPPAAKLPTAGDELKRTESEATFPESLSRKDPSPEPMTKKKEKKEKVKVATPSREAKFMLQAGAMKTRETADELRKRIGRVGYKAKVIHARTRKHGEVYRVRVGPFGSRNEAVKAMKAIRVDMKIDVILLKG; encoded by the coding sequence GTGAGATCGCTCCGCCACAAACTTCGGTATCGACGCGGGGATCCCGATCGGCACTCCTTCGCCTTCTTCGTCGTTGGCACCCTCGTCGTGATCGCGGTCGCCTTTTTTCTCGGTTTCCAGCTGGGGAGGTATGTCGAGAAGGGGGCGGGGAAACAGGCGGGTGCGGGAAACGCTCCCGGGACGCACGAGGCGGAGAACGGCGCGAGCGTATCCACTTCCGCGGAGATCCGGAAGGACATATCGGCGTTCTCGGAGGAAGCCTCGAAGATCCCCGCGGTGCCCCCTCCCGCGGCGAAGCTCCCGACGGCCGGTGACGAACTAAAGAGAACCGAGTCCGAGGCCACCTTCCCGGAATCGCTCTCCCGGAAGGATCCCTCCCCGGAACCGATGACAAAGAAAAAAGAGAAAAAAGAGAAGGTCAAGGTTGCCACCCCATCCAGGGAAGCGAAGTTCATGCTGCAGGCGGGGGCAATGAAGACGCGCGAAACGGCCGACGAATTGCGGAAGCGCATTGGCCGGGTCGGATACAAGGCGAAGGTGATCCACGCGAGGACCCGGAAGCACGGGGAGGTGTACCGCGTCCGCGTTGGGCCGTTCGGATCCCGCAACGAGGCCGTGAAGGCGATGAAGGCGATACGAGTGGATATGAAGATCGACGTTATCCTGTTGAAGGGTTGA
- a CDS encoding indole-3-glycerol phosphate synthase TrpC yields the protein MTYLDRILSGVREELSARKALVPIGDLLRIASTRGPAKDLLGTIPKGPGIIAEIKRASPSRGWIRRDLDAVATAAAYLAGGAWGISVLTEGRRFGGTLDDLSDVRAAFPGATLLRKDFVLDDYMLAESRAHGADLVLLMVSVLGERTGEMTARAFSHRLEPLVEARNAAEVAIAARSGARLIGINNRDLDTLTVDLSVGTRLLPLLPPGAFPVVESGISTPEQVRGFHRAGARLFLIGESLAGSEDPADTIRGYMGK from the coding sequence CTGACTTACCTCGATCGCATCCTGTCGGGAGTACGCGAGGAGCTTTCCGCTCGGAAGGCGCTCGTCCCGATCGGGGACCTTCTTCGGATCGCTTCGACGCGCGGACCCGCGAAGGACCTCCTCGGGACGATCCCGAAGGGTCCGGGCATCATCGCCGAGATCAAGCGCGCTTCCCCGTCGCGCGGCTGGATCCGCCGCGATCTCGACGCCGTCGCGACCGCCGCCGCCTATCTCGCGGGCGGCGCGTGGGGTATCTCCGTGTTGACGGAGGGGCGCCGTTTCGGGGGGACGCTCGATGACCTTTCCGATGTGCGCGCCGCGTTCCCGGGGGCGACGCTTCTCCGGAAGGATTTCGTGCTGGACGACTACATGCTGGCGGAATCCCGGGCGCACGGCGCCGATCTCGTCCTGCTCATGGTTTCCGTCCTCGGGGAGAGGACGGGGGAGATGACGGCCCGGGCCTTTTCGCACCGGCTCGAGCCGCTGGTGGAAGCGCGCAACGCGGCGGAGGTCGCGATCGCCGCCCGTTCCGGAGCGCGGCTGATCGGGATCAACAATCGGGACCTCGACACCTTGACCGTGGACCTGTCCGTCGGAACCCGGCTTCTTCCTCTTCTTCCACCGGGGGCGTTCCCGGTCGTGGAAAGCGGGATCTCGACGCCGGAACAGGTTCGGGGCTTCCACAGGGCCGGGGCCCGCCTCTTCCTGATCGGGGAGTCCCTGGCAGGGAGCGAAGACCCGGCTGACACGATCCGCGGGTATATGGGAAAATGA